From a single Plutella xylostella chromosome 5, ilPluXylo3.1, whole genome shotgun sequence genomic region:
- the LOC105389159 gene encoding uncharacterized protein LOC105389159: MTLSNTHDSELAITASEILDGSSNWDTLYCSHLWSNSHLRSAIINGNHHDNNKMIKYCYTCRGKIRKYEIRSPKDSFIPNTHSTPNGKTFINNNISLEENSRIVEDACSIVVPCNRSASVHKNDEPIDTESNQCIPSISRQVDSSLRQKYSSYEPRPNNVSHRRLRKSLKGIGCVVSLALTDTPVKKRTQIQACSIIVMIVAIVVITFVLVNCTSPNFKSNVLSSTAVPTQVLKSNESTSAIINLDLQPQQRTETTTSVVDTTTVEPLVLTTRNTSKLSDVLEKIRKNIKTFSKDAKKSYVDVVMDKKPKEINNRDLSLKFCSCQTDEVCMLNENSGTALCKKAIDVDDPTGCGGLCALETEACQLVDRARGVRVCRLLTLITCGEDEWRCRNGLCVDAAARCDGTIQCYDRSDEIHCDCDLTKQFRCGNSISCFPNLKLCDGVIDCWDGFDEVNCTTECPQDQFTCTDGQCIISSRFCDGLADCADGSDEPNGCDGACGTHEMRCLNRRCVPLSDRCNAIDNCGDNSDELQCS; the protein is encoded by the exons ATGACTCTATCGAATACGCACGATAGCGAACTCGCAATCACGGCTTCCGAAATACTCGATGGATCTTCCAACTGGGACACCCTGTACTGCTCACACCTCTGGTCCAATAGCCACCTACGAAGTGCCATCATCAATGGGAACCACCAtgacaataataaaatgattaaatattgCTACACGTGTAGAGGGAAGAtaagaaaatatgaaataagaTCGCCAAAAGATAGTTTTATACCAAATACACATTCTACTCCAAACGGAAAGAccttcataaataataatataagctTAGAAGAAAATTCTAGAATAGTTGAAGATGCATGTTCCATAGTCGTACCGTGCAATAGGAGCGCGAGCGTGCATAAAAACGACGAACCTATAGATACGGAGAGCAATCAGTGCATTCCATCGATATCGCGGCAAGTAGACTCCAGCTTGCGGCAGAAATACTCCTCCTATGAACCTCGTCCTAATAATGTAAGCCACAGGAGACTGAGGAAGAGCCTGAAGGGCATCGGCTGCGTGGTGAGCCTGGCGCTCACCGACACTCCCGTCAAGAAGCGAACTCAAATACAAGCGTGCTCAATTATTGTGATGATAGTCGCTATCGTAGTTATAACCTTTGTTTTGGTAAACTGTACTAGTCCAAATTTTAAATCGaacgttttaagttcaacagCAGTGCCAACACAAGTATTAAAGTCTAATGAGTCTACCTCGGCAATCATTAATTTAGATCTACAACCGCAGCAGCGAACTGAAACCACTACGAGTGTCGTGGACACCACTACAGTGGAACCCCTAGTGTTGACCACTAGAAACACGTCGAAGCTTTCAGATGTTTTAGAAAAGATAAGAAAGAATATAAAAACGTTCTCAAAGGATGCCAAGAAGAGTTATGTGGACGTGGTCATGGACAAGAAGCCGAAAGAAATAAACAATAGAGATTTGTCGCTCAAGTTTTGCTCGTGCCAAACAGATGAAGTCTGCATGTTGAATGAAAACAGCGGGACTGCTCTATGCAAAAAAGCCATCGACGTTGATGATCCGACAG GGTGCGGCGGCCTATGCGCGCTGGAAACAGAGGCATGCCAGCTGGTGGACCGCGCGCGCGGGGTGCGCGTGTGCCGCCTGCTGACCCTCATCACGTGTGGAGAAGACGAGTGGCGCTGCCGCAACGGGCTCTGTGTGGACGCCGCGGCGCGCTGCGACGGCACCATACAGTGCTATGACCGCTCTGATGAGATACATTGTG ATTGTGACCTCACGAAGCAGTTTCGATGCGGGAACTCCATTTCCTGTTTTCCTAACTTAAAGCTCTGTGACGGTGTGATCGACTGCTGGGATGGTTTCGACGAAGTTAACTGCACTACAG AATGTCCCCAAGATCAGTTCACGTGCACCGACGGGCAGTGTATCATATCATCGAGGTTCTGCGACGGGCTAGCTGACTGTGCTGACGGCAGCGACGAACCCAACGGCTGCGATGGAGCGTGTGGCACCCACGAGATGCGATGCCTGAACAGGCGATGCGTGCCGCTCAGCGACCGCTGCAATGCCATAGACAACTGTGGGGACAACAGTGACGAGCTACAATGCTCTTga